In Candidatus Kapaibacterium sp., one genomic interval encodes:
- a CDS encoding C25 family cysteine peptidase, with translation MKIFVFITFGFLILFNSQAKAHEFGLNNGELDWFDRSKTYIKIETTEDGVTAISFAELINLMPELSGASINHIHMTHQGKPYSRYIIDDNGIIDNNSKLIFYGRRPFGDTTHWDFYASHEPFFLYIDDTKEPQSYNLTDDAAQVTVTEKADFRLHIQKETIYSLGSDFDRYWAGNEASTSVTADSRTIMGEGWYWALLTPSPQRPLASFKTQIGIYATGDASDDIRLFAHYRTIQDTIKNNVPTLSYYDLRLNVNAEFKDRDSLTGYKSGTLVGQMKGNQLSFGLNEIAFEYHQVYNTTNSPVGLQYFILEGTLKTLAAKGKSEFFVKNPSTVRVSGYHSNEIIALDTAEKTIRFGKNQKQGFVYGGGAQISKFTSLVLNDSKFYNTKNGIHVLYRKPGDTEAVYLFDPAFSSTLNGVLSQLPNGTELVAVVNSPNELQGNRDEFAKLGAKNVKNINAGDIWTFAVVKGEANSVQELKQTQNVNFSGFIESNNGIRYQADLNVNTNRSVNMLTHDLNSVQNTQIRKITFKNLASSERSANAIYLTHKLFTPEVERLAEFRKQTQGFEIEIVDIFDVYNEFNFGKQSPYAIKKFLKHAYDNWQSPQIRYLMIAGDATWDPRMNYVDAVSKMFVPSWGNPSSDWWYGCLDGEDDYVPEILVGRVTANSLTEMRDYVDKAIVYDTIPPNRWMKNVLFLTGGDSANERRQFFERIWIYYEDKILSDGFCGHINYVRKLDDAPSSGFQGGEIRNEINKGAFWTIFIGHASAQVFDLDGWAASNLNNKDRYGILTTISCNSGAFSEPRLIYSRNEQYLMQKEKGFVSVLGSSTLGFVDEHNNISHNMLGILSDINKRERNLAEILQFGKSKMAPQVLTQLWTLYQFTMLGDPLIRVRLGTDPDLYLLKSDIRINSEINPNISDKEETVSITGSLNNYGIKALSNFKLLLIRTFKGESDTLSFQYTGLCSSEEFSFDLPVKSMSGTHTITLIADPDDRTNDIDRSNNQISFSVEVFGNQLLPVEPLAMWDVNSDTPKFRFIEPLNGTFDYEFQVVNPDNGHILDYSTTKEQSDNIIISETHIDYTPNTSLTTGALYLLKSKRIEQSINDNGFVILPFVASDLSSNNQANWTLPFNDKLQFDDLENLAVKNNHISINDSLIPVKIISVKGVDDPENNRFFEPYLMMQVGDKVTADGPYELGISVTVINSKTFPDNIVHRRFDTWGLHVNNSTWRTDSTSFRLVEFLRDSISENDFVMIGSSRSAFRLPVFYKVHEENPGYGSIDTLLAEFKKLGSLIGDTLDINLDNMGYDISFAMLGWRGATVGSIPEGINMFGDSVIVEGFITKFQHNGKMTSPIIGPAQKWNNINFTGNLENTTADINIKVYGLTKENAPTLLISSAMKQTIDISSINASEYSHIYFETEFVAKDISIQQNLSSAQTNLTSVLVNYLPTAELAIIQSETKPDKEHYVIGDEAKLNIAVRNLSFRASAENVDTEIIVRKGGSETITYDYKIESIGANEKIVTSMLIDTRDLDSLNTIFINLDKDTKLNELYSFNNSATTSLSVGPDTEKPHVRLKFDGLDFVDGNYISRQPVVEVFLYDNSKLSFNDPELVSVRLNGFLHPYQRTIWHEFEPISDGTDLKAIFRFMPDTLQYADASIIVYFSDLEGNADTLELSAKVMLNNTNIGIPNVVPNPATELTQIEFMYAAPEGGANGVITVFDLHGRNVRTIEKSLAVGLNKIQFDLRDNYGSILPTGVYFFVVNAEGNYYHEPQRGKLVIVR, from the coding sequence ATGAAAATATTTGTATTTATCACGTTTGGGTTTTTGATTTTATTCAATTCCCAAGCTAAAGCACATGAATTCGGATTGAATAATGGCGAACTTGATTGGTTCGACCGAAGCAAGACCTATATCAAGATTGAAACCACAGAAGATGGAGTTACGGCAATTTCTTTTGCAGAATTGATAAATTTGATGCCGGAGCTCTCGGGAGCAAGCATTAATCATATCCATATGACTCATCAAGGCAAACCCTACTCTCGGTATATCATTGACGATAATGGTATCATTGATAACAATTCCAAATTGATTTTCTACGGAAGACGCCCATTTGGCGATACAACTCATTGGGATTTTTATGCCTCACACGAGCCGTTCTTTTTATATATTGACGACACAAAAGAGCCGCAGTCCTATAATTTGACTGATGATGCCGCGCAAGTGACAGTAACTGAAAAGGCAGATTTCCGATTACATATCCAAAAGGAAACGATTTATTCATTAGGCTCAGATTTCGATAGATATTGGGCAGGTAACGAAGCATCTACAAGTGTCACTGCGGACTCTCGAACTATTATGGGAGAGGGTTGGTATTGGGCATTGCTGACTCCATCACCACAACGACCCCTTGCTTCTTTTAAAACCCAGATTGGCATATATGCTACGGGCGATGCTTCTGATGACATTCGTCTTTTTGCTCATTATCGTACAATTCAAGATACAATTAAAAATAATGTCCCAACTTTGTCATATTATGATTTGAGGTTGAATGTAAATGCCGAATTTAAAGATAGAGATTCACTTACAGGCTACAAAAGTGGTACATTGGTGGGGCAAATGAAAGGCAATCAGCTATCGTTTGGATTGAACGAAATTGCCTTCGAATATCACCAAGTGTATAATACAACAAATTCTCCTGTTGGATTGCAATACTTTATTCTCGAAGGTACATTAAAAACTTTAGCAGCGAAAGGGAAATCCGAATTTTTTGTAAAAAACCCTTCAACAGTTAGAGTTTCAGGTTATCATAGTAATGAAATTATTGCTCTTGATACCGCCGAGAAAACTATACGATTCGGCAAGAATCAAAAGCAAGGTTTTGTTTATGGCGGTGGTGCACAAATTAGCAAATTCACATCCTTAGTTTTGAATGATTCAAAATTTTATAATACTAAAAATGGTATTCATGTTTTATATCGCAAACCCGGCGATACAGAAGCAGTTTACTTGTTCGACCCTGCGTTTAGCTCTACACTTAACGGTGTACTCAGCCAATTACCAAACGGCACCGAACTTGTAGCAGTCGTAAACAGTCCAAATGAGTTGCAGGGAAATAGAGATGAATTTGCTAAACTCGGAGCTAAAAACGTCAAGAATATCAATGCAGGTGATATTTGGACGTTCGCCGTAGTCAAAGGCGAAGCAAATTCAGTCCAAGAGTTAAAACAAACTCAGAATGTTAATTTTTCCGGTTTTATCGAATCCAATAACGGTATCAGATACCAAGCCGATTTGAATGTCAATACTAACAGAAGCGTTAATATGCTTACTCACGATTTGAATTCAGTTCAAAACACTCAAATTAGGAAAATTACTTTCAAAAATCTTGCCAGTAGCGAAAGAAGCGCAAATGCTATCTATTTGACACATAAACTTTTTACACCGGAAGTAGAACGATTAGCTGAATTTCGCAAGCAAACTCAAGGATTTGAGATTGAAATAGTTGATATATTCGATGTCTATAATGAATTTAACTTCGGTAAACAATCTCCTTATGCGATTAAGAAATTCTTGAAACACGCTTATGATAATTGGCAATCGCCCCAAATTCGCTATTTAATGATAGCAGGTGATGCCACTTGGGACCCGCGCATGAATTATGTAGATGCTGTTAGCAAGATGTTTGTCCCGTCTTGGGGTAATCCTTCAAGCGATTGGTGGTATGGTTGCTTAGATGGTGAAGATGACTATGTACCAGAAATTCTCGTTGGTAGAGTGACTGCAAATTCTTTAACCGAAATGCGAGATTATGTGGACAAAGCCATTGTTTACGATACTATTCCACCCAATCGCTGGATGAAAAATGTATTGTTCCTAACCGGTGGTGATTCAGCCAATGAACGTCGCCAATTTTTCGAAAGAATATGGATTTATTATGAGGACAAAATTCTAAGCGATGGTTTTTGTGGTCACATTAATTACGTTAGAAAATTGGATGATGCGCCCAGTTCCGGGTTCCAAGGTGGCGAAATCAGAAATGAAATCAATAAGGGTGCATTTTGGACCATTTTCATCGGTCATGCTTCTGCACAAGTTTTTGATTTGGATGGTTGGGCTGCTTCCAATCTAAATAATAAGGATAGATACGGAATACTGACAACCATTTCCTGCAATTCAGGTGCTTTTTCTGAGCCAAGACTCATTTATAGCCGAAACGAACAGTACCTAATGCAAAAGGAAAAAGGCTTTGTTAGTGTATTAGGTTCAAGTACACTTGGTTTTGTTGACGAGCATAATAATATTTCACATAATATGTTGGGAATTCTATCTGATATTAATAAGCGAGAGCGTAATTTAGCCGAAATACTCCAGTTTGGTAAGAGTAAAATGGCGCCACAAGTATTAACCCAATTATGGACTCTCTACCAATTCACAATGCTTGGTGACCCGCTTATTCGTGTTAGACTTGGTACAGACCCCGATTTGTATCTTTTGAAATCGGACATCAGAATCAATTCCGAAATCAACCCAAATATTAGTGACAAAGAGGAAACTGTTTCTATTACAGGTTCACTCAACAATTATGGTATCAAAGCATTATCCAACTTTAAACTTTTACTCATCAGAACATTCAAAGGTGAAAGCGATACACTCTCTTTCCAATATACCGGATTGTGCTCCAGCGAAGAATTCTCCTTTGATTTGCCTGTGAAATCTATGAGTGGTACTCACACTATAACTTTAATTGCTGACCCCGACGATAGAACAAACGATATTGACCGCTCAAATAATCAAATCTCTTTTTCTGTCGAAGTGTTTGGCAATCAATTGTTGCCTGTCGAGCCACTTGCAATGTGGGATGTTAATTCCGATACTCCAAAATTCAGGTTTATCGAGCCATTGAATGGCACTTTCGATTATGAATTTCAAGTGGTAAACCCCGATAATGGTCATATTCTTGATTATTCCACTACCAAAGAGCAATCCGACAATATTATCATCAGCGAAACACATATTGATTATACTCCAAACACAAGCCTCACAACAGGCGCCTTGTATTTGTTGAAATCGAAACGTATCGAACAAAGTATAAATGATAATGGTTTCGTTATTTTACCCTTTGTAGCTTCCGATTTAAGCAGTAATAATCAAGCAAACTGGACTTTACCTTTCAATGATAAGCTTCAATTTGATGACCTCGAAAATTTAGCTGTCAAGAATAATCATATATCTATCAATGACAGTCTCATTCCTGTGAAAATTATAAGTGTCAAAGGTGTTGATGACCCTGAAAACAATCGTTTTTTCGAACCCTACTTAATGATGCAAGTTGGCGACAAAGTCACTGCAGATGGTCCTTACGAACTTGGTATCAGCGTAACAGTAATAAATAGTAAAACATTTCCTGATAATATAGTTCATCGAAGGTTCGACACTTGGGGATTGCATGTAAATAATTCCACTTGGCGGACTGATTCAACATCTTTTCGATTAGTTGAATTTCTTCGCGATTCTATTAGTGAAAATGATTTTGTTATGATTGGTTCAAGTCGCTCTGCATTTAGATTGCCCGTTTTTTACAAAGTGCATGAAGAAAATCCCGGCTACGGTTCGATTGATACATTACTTGCTGAATTTAAGAAGCTGGGTTCATTAATAGGCGATACACTCGACATAAATCTCGATAATATGGGTTACGATATATCATTTGCAATGCTTGGATGGCGGGGCGCAACGGTTGGCTCTATACCTGAAGGGATTAATATGTTTGGTGACAGCGTAATTGTCGAAGGGTTTATAACTAAATTTCAACACAACGGCAAAATGACCTCTCCAATTATCGGTCCGGCTCAGAAATGGAATAACATCAACTTTACCGGAAATTTAGAAAATACTACAGCTGATATTAATATCAAAGTATATGGGCTAACTAAGGAAAATGCTCCAACTTTGCTTATAAGTTCCGCTATGAAGCAAACTATTGATATATCATCTATCAATGCAAGTGAATACTCCCATATTTATTTTGAAACAGAATTTGTAGCTAAGGATATTTCCATACAACAAAACTTAAGTTCTGCTCAAACCAATTTAACTTCGGTTCTTGTTAATTATTTACCTACTGCCGAACTTGCTATTATTCAATCTGAAACCAAGCCGGATAAAGAACATTATGTTATTGGTGATGAAGCGAAATTGAATATTGCTGTCAGAAATCTGTCTTTCAGGGCATCAGCCGAAAATGTTGATACCGAAATTATTGTCAGGAAAGGTGGCAGCGAGACAATCACTTATGATTACAAGATTGAAAGTATCGGAGCAAACGAAAAAATTGTAACAAGCATGCTGATTGATACAAGGGATTTGGATAGTCTGAATACGATTTTCATCAATCTTGACAAAGATACAAAACTTAATGAACTATATAGTTTTAACAACTCTGCGACAACTTCTCTAAGTGTGGGTCCTGATACCGAAAAGCCACATGTAAGACTGAAGTTTGACGGTTTAGACTTCGTTGACGGGAATTACATTTCGCGACAACCGGTTGTGGAAGTGTTTCTTTACGATAATTCAAAATTAAGTTTTAACGACCCCGAATTAGTCTCTGTGAGATTGAACGGATTTTTGCATCCTTACCAACGCACTATTTGGCACGAATTCGAACCAATTTCCGATGGTACGGATTTGAAAGCAATTTTTAGATTTATGCCCGATACCTTGCAATATGCCGATGCCTCAATCATAGTCTATTTTTCAGACCTTGAGGGAAATGCGGACACACTCGAGCTTTCGGCAAAAGTTATGCTCAATAACACAAATATCGGAATCCCGAATGTTGTGCCCAATCCTGCTACAGAGCTTACTCAAATTGAATTTATGTATGCTGCACCCGAAGGAGGAGCCAATGGTGTGATTACTGTATTCGATTTGCATGGCAGAAACGTTCGTACGATTGAAAAATCATTAGCTGTTGGGCTTAATAAAATTCAATTTGATTTGCGTGATAATTACGGAAGCATTTTGCCGACAGGTGTGTACTTTTTTGTCGTAAATGCGGAAGGAAATTATTACCACGAGCCCCAAAGAGGGAAGCTTGTCATAGTTAGGTAA
- a CDS encoding sterol desaturase family protein yields the protein MGKNFVSNQTESVKMFGNPVVEALSKVHWTVPLIVYIPIILFFQYQSIFTYNFGILESFALFLGGLFIWTLTEYLLHRFVFHFEPKSALGKRLHWMFHGVHHDYPQDRFRLVMPPSISLPLATMFYFLFLFIFGSVHLPAIFSGFLAGYLAYDTLHYAIHHNGFRNSFMLKIKQHHMRHHYTEPNEGFGVSSPLWDYVFNTRPTKKSGQ from the coding sequence ATGGGTAAAAATTTTGTTTCTAATCAAACAGAATCCGTAAAAATGTTCGGCAATCCAGTCGTCGAAGCTTTATCGAAAGTACATTGGACAGTGCCACTGATAGTATATATTCCCATCATTTTATTCTTCCAATATCAATCAATTTTTACCTACAATTTTGGCATTCTCGAGTCATTTGCTTTGTTCTTGGGAGGCTTGTTTATATGGACACTGACTGAATATTTGTTGCATAGATTTGTATTTCATTTCGAACCGAAATCGGCATTGGGTAAGCGGCTGCATTGGATGTTTCACGGCGTACATCATGATTATCCGCAAGACAGATTCAGACTTGTGATGCCACCTTCGATTTCATTGCCACTTGCTACTATGTTTTATTTCCTTTTCCTATTCATTTTTGGCAGCGTCCATTTGCCGGCAATCTTTTCGGGCTTTTTAGCGGGCTATCTAGCGTATGACACTCTTCACTATGCAATCCATCATAATGGATTTAGGAATTCATTTATGTTGAAAATTAAGCAACATCACATGAGGCATCACTATACCGAACCAAATGAAGGGTTTGGAGTGTCGAGTCCATTGTGGGATTATGTTTTCAATACCCGACCGACAAAGAAGTCCGGTCAATAG
- a CDS encoding acetyl-CoA carboxylase biotin carboxyl carrier protein subunit, protein MILSYNNQNYRVYDDNGSYDINKVKFDVTLKQTSKSSYKAITSEKSYDVFVANDDEFLYLFVEGKQFTFRKLSEDNISHGTDALDKGTGEIHAPMPGSVVKVLVNVGDSVEVGTPVLIIEAMKMESTLYADIEGVVTAVNAIEKEQVGTEKALVVIEVIGD, encoded by the coding sequence ATGATTTTGAGTTATAACAATCAAAACTATCGTGTTTACGATGATAATGGCTCGTACGACATAAACAAAGTAAAATTCGACGTTACGCTTAAGCAAACATCGAAAAGCTCTTACAAAGCAATTACAAGCGAAAAATCATATGATGTATTCGTAGCGAATGATGATGAATTTTTGTATCTGTTCGTTGAAGGTAAGCAGTTTACTTTCCGAAAGCTTTCGGAAGATAATATTAGCCATGGCACAGACGCTTTGGACAAAGGGACCGGCGAAATTCACGCTCCAATGCCGGGAAGCGTTGTCAAAGTGCTTGTAAATGTGGGAGATTCGGTCGAAGTTGGCACACCTGTTCTTATCATCGAAGCCATGAAAATGGAGTCAACTCTTTACGCCGATATTGAAGGCGTCGTCACGGCAGTGAATGCAATCGAAAAAGAACAGGTCGGAACTGAAAAGGCATTGGTTGTGATTGAAGTTATTGGAGATTAA
- a CDS encoding acetyl-CoA carboxylase biotin carboxylase subunit: protein MLKKVLIANRSEIACRIIRSCKAMGIETVAIYSDADKDALHVKSADYAYHIGESEAKKSYLDMDKVIRAALESGCDAIHPGYGFLSENHEFNRKVRQSGLIFIGPSAESMELMGSKTSSRTLMIEHGIPVVPGTFIDKLADKEIAELADGIGYPILIKAAAGGGGKGMRVVRASSDLLSAIESARRESMSAFGSDEVFIEKYVENPRHIEFQIAADQHGNIVHLFERECSIQRRHQKIIEETPSTALTNDLREKMGEVAKKVCQVANYNNLGTVEFLFDNSGNFYFLEVNARIQVEHPITEETTGIDLVKLQIDIANDLPLPFEQNDLKQSGHAIECRIYAEDGDNDFLPSSGKILMLKVPVGKGVRYDSGIETDSNVTIYYDPILAKLIVHANDRESARLKMIEALKSNVILGVKTSINFMIACLETDEFKSGETFTSFIDTHYDKLKNYRQVELLNLALATANQYLQDTETSQITHDYSKSNPWLEMGTWEICSKYAARSL, encoded by the coding sequence TTGTTAAAAAAAGTATTAATTGCAAATCGAAGCGAAATCGCTTGCAGAATCATCAGAAGCTGCAAAGCTATGGGAATTGAAACTGTCGCGATTTATTCTGATGCCGATAAAGATGCACTTCACGTCAAAAGTGCAGACTACGCATATCATATCGGCGAATCAGAAGCTAAAAAATCTTACCTTGATATGGATAAAGTTATCCGAGCAGCTCTCGAAAGCGGTTGCGATGCAATTCATCCCGGATATGGATTTTTGTCCGAAAATCACGAATTCAACCGAAAAGTACGCCAAAGCGGGCTGATTTTCATTGGTCCGAGTGCTGAATCAATGGAATTGATGGGCTCTAAAACAAGCTCGCGAACTTTGATGATTGAGCATGGTATCCCCGTTGTTCCGGGCACATTCATTGATAAATTAGCTGACAAGGAAATTGCTGAATTAGCGGACGGAATCGGCTATCCCATTTTAATCAAAGCTGCTGCAGGTGGTGGTGGCAAAGGTATGCGTGTTGTTCGTGCGAGTAGTGACTTGCTTTCTGCGATTGAATCCGCTCGCCGGGAATCTATGTCGGCATTTGGAAGCGACGAAGTGTTTATCGAAAAATATGTCGAAAACCCTCGCCATATCGAATTTCAGATTGCTGCAGACCAACACGGCAATATTGTCCACCTTTTCGAGCGAGAATGTTCAATCCAACGTCGCCATCAAAAAATAATCGAAGAAACGCCATCCACAGCTTTGACAAATGATTTACGAGAAAAAATGGGCGAAGTAGCCAAAAAAGTTTGCCAAGTGGCAAATTATAATAATCTCGGCACTGTGGAATTTCTCTTCGATAATTCGGGCAATTTTTACTTTCTCGAAGTAAATGCCCGAATCCAAGTTGAGCACCCGATTACCGAAGAAACTACCGGAATAGACCTCGTTAAATTGCAAATTGACATAGCGAATGATTTGCCATTACCTTTTGAGCAGAATGATTTGAAGCAAAGCGGTCACGCGATTGAATGTAGAATTTACGCTGAAGATGGAGACAATGACTTTTTGCCGTCATCGGGGAAGATATTGATGCTAAAAGTACCTGTTGGCAAGGGAGTGAGGTATGATTCGGGCATTGAAACTGATTCAAATGTGACAATTTACTACGACCCGATTCTTGCCAAACTCATTGTCCATGCCAATGATAGGGAATCTGCAAGATTGAAAATGATTGAAGCATTGAAAAGCAATGTGATATTGGGCGTGAAAACTTCCATTAATTTTATGATTGCTTGTCTTGAGACAGATGAATTCAAATCCGGAGAAACATTCACGAGTTTCATTGATACACATTATGATAAATTGAAAAATTACAGACAAGTTGAATTGTTGAATTTGGCTCTCGCAACGGCAAATCAATATCTTCAGGATACTGAGACAAGTCAAATTACTCACGATTACAGCAAATCAAATCCTTGGCTCGAAATGGGAACTTGGGAAATATGTTCAAAGTATGCGGCGAGGTCATTATGA
- a CDS encoding methylcrotonoyl-CoA carboxylase, with translation MQRIKSKLNTHSSEYISYYENSIRLVDELRANLQRVKLGGPESSRERHINRNKLLARDRIKYLCDENTPFLELNAFAAWDMYDGDAPSAGVITGIGIIRGRECMIVANDATVKGGTYFPMTIKKHIRAQRVALENRLPCIYLVDSGGIFLPFQSETFADKEHFGNIFFNQAQMSALGIPQIACVMGSCTAGGAYVPAMSDETIIVKNQGTIFIGGPPLVKAATGEEVTDEELGGADVHTKISGVADHLALNDEHALSIVRNIVENLGHSSKFDIGRIAPEEPYYDPQELYGLIPDSLKKTFNMYEIIARIVDGSRFQEFKAEYGKTLITGFARIKGYPVGIVANNGVLFSESSLKGAHFIELCSMRKIPLVFLQNITGFIVGKKYEHGGIARDGAKMVHAVANAQVPKFTMIVGGSYGAGNYAMCGRGYNPNLLYMTPHSRISVMGGEQAASVLASVKVNQLQKAGKKLTQEDIDAIKQPILDQYELEASPYYSSARLWDDGIIDPIDIRQVLGLGISMALNKTIDDAKFGVFRM, from the coding sequence ATGCAACGAATAAAATCAAAACTGAACACGCACTCTTCCGAATATATCAGCTATTACGAGAATTCAATTCGTTTGGTTGATGAATTGAGAGCAAATCTCCAACGCGTGAAACTTGGTGGACCGGAAAGCTCTCGAGAAAGGCACATCAATCGAAATAAGCTATTAGCCCGCGATAGGATTAAATATTTATGCGATGAAAACACCCCATTTTTGGAATTAAACGCATTCGCAGCTTGGGATATGTACGATGGAGACGCACCTTCAGCCGGTGTGATAACAGGTATCGGGATTATACGCGGCAGAGAGTGCATGATAGTCGCCAATGACGCCACTGTCAAGGGTGGGACTTACTTCCCGATGACAATTAAAAAGCATATTCGCGCCCAACGCGTAGCGCTCGAAAATCGCCTCCCGTGCATTTATCTCGTAGATTCAGGCGGAATCTTTTTGCCATTTCAATCAGAAACTTTTGCCGATAAAGAACATTTTGGGAATATTTTTTTCAATCAAGCTCAAATGTCGGCTCTCGGAATTCCCCAAATAGCTTGTGTAATGGGCTCTTGTACAGCCGGTGGAGCGTATGTTCCGGCGATGAGCGACGAAACAATAATAGTCAAAAATCAAGGGACTATTTTCATTGGCGGACCGCCATTAGTCAAGGCTGCAACAGGCGAAGAAGTTACAGATGAAGAGTTGGGCGGAGCAGACGTCCACACGAAAATATCCGGTGTAGCAGACCATTTGGCGCTGAATGATGAACATGCACTATCAATTGTTCGCAATATAGTCGAAAATCTGGGACATTCGAGCAAATTTGATATTGGCAGAATTGCGCCCGAAGAGCCTTACTACGACCCGCAAGAACTATATGGGTTGATTCCTGATTCGCTGAAAAAGACTTTTAACATGTATGAAATAATCGCCAGAATCGTTGATGGCAGCCGCTTTCAGGAATTCAAAGCGGAATATGGCAAAACTCTAATCACCGGATTTGCTCGGATTAAGGGCTATCCCGTGGGAATTGTTGCAAATAACGGCGTCTTGTTCTCGGAATCATCATTGAAAGGAGCGCATTTCATAGAGCTTTGCTCGATGCGGAAAATTCCACTTGTCTTTTTGCAAAATATAACGGGATTTATAGTCGGGAAAAAATACGAACATGGCGGTATTGCTCGCGATGGCGCAAAAATGGTTCATGCAGTAGCAAATGCGCAAGTTCCCAAGTTTACAATGATTGTCGGTGGTTCATATGGTGCAGGAAATTATGCAATGTGCGGCAGAGGATATAATCCAAACCTGCTGTACATGACTCCTCACAGCAGAATCTCGGTAATGGGTGGAGAGCAGGCTGCGAGCGTATTGGCATCGGTCAAAGTTAATCAATTGCAAAAAGCCGGAAAAAAGCTCACTCAAGAAGATATTGATGCAATCAAGCAGCCGATACTCGACCAATATGAGTTGGAAGCGTCGCCCTATTACAGCTCGGCAAGGCTTTGGGACGACGGGATAATTGACCCGATTGATATTCGGCAGGTGCTTGGGCTCGGCATTTCAATGGCATTGAACAAAACAATTGACGATGCTAAATTCGGTGTTTTCAGGATGTAG